Proteins encoded in a region of the Flavobacteriaceae bacterium HL-DH10 genome:
- a CDS encoding BON domain-containing protein — translation MRTDAQIKQDILDQLEFQPNIEETKIGVVVKDGVALLTGSVFSYASKIAIVKAIKKVAGVKGIAEGIKIGYMSNLNKTDTEIANSAIKAIEWHTSIPNNKIIIEVDNGWITLSGELEWAYQKDAARRTVEYLSGVKGVTNHITFKQTSIHPKDIKKKITKAFERSAMIDALGIAVETTDHAVKLTGKVRSIAEKEAAQKAAFNAPGVYAVQNELKIEY, via the coding sequence ATGAGAACAGATGCGCAAATAAAACAAGATATTTTAGATCAATTAGAATTTCAACCTAATATTGAAGAAACCAAAATTGGTGTGGTAGTTAAAGATGGTGTAGCATTACTTACTGGTTCGGTGTTTTCTTATGCCAGTAAAATTGCAATCGTAAAAGCCATAAAAAAAGTAGCTGGTGTAAAAGGTATAGCCGAAGGCATTAAAATAGGCTACATGTCGAATCTTAATAAAACTGATACCGAAATAGCAAATTCAGCAATTAAAGCTATAGAATGGCATACTTCGATACCTAACAATAAAATTATTATTGAGGTAGATAATGGTTGGATTACACTTTCAGGGGAGTTAGAGTGGGCTTATCAAAAAGATGCAGCAAGACGAACCGTAGAATATTTATCTGGTGTAAAAGGGGTAACAAACCATATTACTTTTAAACAGACCTCTATTCATCCGAAAGACATTAAGAAAAAAATCACTAAAGCCTTTGAACGTTCTGCTATGATTGATGCGTTAGGTATTGCTGTTGAAACAACAGATCATGCTGTAAAATTAACAGGTAAAGTCCGATCAATCGCAGAAAAAGAGGCCGCACAAAAAGCAGCTTTTAATGCGCCTGGAGTCTATGCCGTACAAAATGAATTAAAAATAGAATATTAA
- a CDS encoding 2-hydroxyacid dehydrogenase → MKVLVFSSKDFEIPYLEYANNKKHKLFFIKEALSSKTAMKAVGYDAISIFSSDEACFVTIEKLRDFGVKYITLRSVGYDNVNIKTATKLKIRVANVPGYSPNAIAEHAVGLLLALNRKLIESNLRVKHFNFNLNNLIGFDLNAKTVGIIGTGKIGAVMTKIMHGFGCCVLGYDIEQNAELVTNYKLRYTTLKELCALADVISIHVPLNTDTHQLINKELISEMKQGVILINTARGAVIKTEDVLEGLKNGKIGALGIDVYEKEKGVFFSDHSLNIPDDNLLIALNARPNVLITGHHAFLTDEALTNIAETTIYNLDCWEAGKETENELTKKESIA, encoded by the coding sequence ATGAAAGTACTTGTGTTCAGCTCCAAAGATTTTGAAATTCCATATTTGGAATACGCTAATAATAAAAAACATAAGTTATTCTTTATTAAAGAAGCCTTATCATCCAAAACAGCGATGAAGGCAGTAGGCTATGATGCCATATCTATATTCTCTTCTGATGAAGCTTGTTTTGTTACTATTGAAAAGCTTAGAGATTTTGGTGTAAAATATATAACTCTTCGATCTGTTGGTTATGATAATGTGAATATAAAAACAGCAACAAAGTTAAAGATTAGAGTAGCAAATGTACCCGGATATTCGCCTAATGCAATAGCAGAACATGCTGTAGGGTTATTATTAGCACTTAATAGAAAATTAATAGAATCTAATCTAAGAGTAAAACACTTTAATTTTAATCTCAATAATCTTATTGGTTTTGATCTAAATGCCAAAACAGTTGGTATTATTGGCACTGGAAAAATAGGTGCAGTAATGACCAAAATAATGCATGGATTTGGTTGTTGTGTTTTGGGGTATGATATTGAGCAAAATGCTGAGTTAGTTACTAACTATAAGTTACGTTATACCACTCTTAAAGAACTATGTGCATTAGCTGATGTCATTTCAATACATGTGCCTTTAAATACAGATACTCATCAACTCATAAATAAAGAATTAATTTCTGAAATGAAGCAAGGTGTTATTCTTATAAATACTGCTAGAGGTGCTGTTATTAAAACGGAAGATGTTCTTGAAGGTTTAAAAAATGGAAAAATTGGCGCTTTAGGTATAGATGTGTATGAAAAGGAAAAAGGTGTTTTCTTTAGTGATCATTCTCTTAATATTCCAGATGATAATTTATTAATAGCGCTAAATGCCAGACCTAATGTGTTAATTACAGGTCATCATGCTTTTTTAACAGATGAAGCTTTAACTAATATAGCAGAAACTACAATCTATAATTTAGACTGTTGGGAAGCAGGAAAAGAGACAGAAAATGAATTAACAAAGAAAGAGAGCATAGCATAA
- a CDS encoding pyridoxamine 5'-phosphate oxidase family protein, translated as MLGDLNSKQIEYVLHSLIIGRIGCHADNRTYVVPITYAYDGKYIYGHTKEGLKIKMMRKNPMVCFEVDVMENMSNWRSVIAWGKFEELITPEQRKQGMKILMDTIMPLMTGETTISHAMSDSHQKSVEAMKGVVYRIELTKKTGRYEKT; from the coding sequence ATGCTAGGCGACCTAAATAGCAAACAAATAGAATACGTATTGCACAGTTTAATTATTGGCAGAATAGGTTGCCATGCAGATAATAGAACCTATGTAGTGCCTATAACCTATGCTTATGACGGAAAATATATTTACGGTCATACCAAAGAAGGACTAAAAATTAAGATGATGCGAAAAAATCCTATGGTCTGTTTTGAAGTCGATGTTATGGAAAACATGAGTAATTGGAGAAGCGTAATTGCTTGGGGAAAATTTGAAGAATTAATAACGCCCGAACAGCGCAAACAAGGTATGAAAATATTGATGGATACTATAATGCCATTAATGACTGGCGAAACCACAATTAGCCATGCAATGAGCGACTCACACCAAAAATCCGTTGAAGCCATGAAAGGGGTTGTGTATAGAATTGAACTGACAAAGAAAACAGGACGGTACGAAAAGACGTAA
- a CDS encoding dodecin family protein: MSVLKVIEVLGNSTVSFEDAVKNVVNEASKSVKNIKSVYIKDMQVNVENNEVVQYRITTKVCFGIMDTD, from the coding sequence ATGTCAGTATTAAAAGTAATTGAAGTCTTAGGGAATTCTACCGTAAGTTTTGAAGATGCCGTTAAAAATGTAGTTAATGAAGCATCAAAAAGTGTGAAAAATATTAAGTCTGTTTATATAAAGGATATGCAAGTTAACGTTGAAAACAACGAGGTTGTTCAGTATAGAATAACGACTAAAGTATGTTTTGGTATAATGGATACAGACTAG
- a CDS encoding trypsin-like peptidase domain-containing protein — MKPLPYIILLLITFSTKAQNLAELYNEVKSSVVVIEILNFTTQGTGDHKTLVASAMQGSGVLISEDGLIWTAAHVVQSAEVLGVQFLDGDIYEAEVLSTNPMADVALIKIKDTFNLKEKKVATIGNSDHAQIGEDIFVIGAPFGLKHSVTKGILSGKHHPKDLNNGFRKIELLQTDAAINKGSSGSPMFNMKGEIIGITSSIYSELGKFTGVGFAISSNAAQKLLMESPNFWTGMESVLISGDLAKALNLPQESGLLIINLSSKGIMNKLGLQGGTIPIIIKDIQIVIGGDIILNIAGIKIEDIDFPDLVKQKIDTYKKGEKIPITFLRNGKIEVIEFIKE; from the coding sequence ATGAAACCACTACCATACATTATCTTGTTGTTAATTACATTTTCAACAAAGGCACAAAACCTAGCAGAACTTTATAATGAGGTAAAATCTTCAGTCGTGGTTATTGAAATTTTAAACTTTACAACACAAGGTACTGGAGACCACAAAACATTAGTTGCATCTGCTATGCAAGGGTCTGGTGTTTTAATTTCAGAAGACGGATTAATCTGGACCGCAGCTCACGTCGTACAATCTGCAGAAGTACTTGGTGTACAATTTTTAGATGGAGATATTTATGAAGCAGAAGTATTATCTACTAACCCAATGGCAGATGTAGCACTCATTAAAATAAAAGATACATTTAATCTCAAAGAGAAAAAAGTAGCGACTATTGGTAATTCCGACCATGCACAAATAGGTGAAGACATCTTTGTTATAGGCGCTCCATTTGGACTAAAACATTCTGTAACCAAAGGAATTTTAAGTGGAAAACATCATCCTAAAGATCTTAACAATGGTTTTAGAAAAATTGAACTTTTACAAACTGATGCCGCAATCAATAAAGGTAGTTCTGGTAGTCCTATGTTTAATATGAAAGGTGAAATAATAGGTATTACAAGTAGTATTTATAGTGAATTAGGAAAATTTACTGGTGTTGGATTTGCTATTTCGTCTAATGCAGCTCAAAAACTACTTATGGAATCACCTAATTTTTGGACAGGAATGGAATCGGTACTTATATCTGGTGATTTAGCCAAGGCGCTTAATTTGCCACAAGAATCTGGATTGTTAATTATAAATTTATCTAGTAAGGGTATTATGAACAAACTTGGTCTTCAAGGTGGTACTATCCCTATAATCATCAAAGATATTCAGATTGTTATAGGTGGAGATATCATCTTAAATATTGCGGGTATTAAAATTGAAGATATTGATTTCCCCGACTTGGTAAAGCAAAAAATAGACACCTATAAAAAAGGTGAGAAGATTCCAATAACATTTTTAAGAAACGGAAAAATAGAGGTTATTGAGTTTATAAAAGAATAG
- a CDS encoding TIGR00730 family Rossman fold protein yields the protein MKYNHREAQFLGGKRSRFKELISLLSIVSEFIHGFRKLHYVKPCITFFGSARFKEHNLYYQQARALAQLIAKKGFTVMTGGGPGIMEAANRGAKDVSGKSIGCNIKLPEEQKPNPYLDFNITMNHFYVRKVLLLKYSYAFAVFPGGFGTLDELFETLTLLQTNKIHNFPVVLFGKDYWSKLLEQTKVMEALGTISEKDLDLFLVTDSVTEGMNYINTKLDIKLDAPSKIKTSKNRWWFGEKQSL from the coding sequence ATGAAATATAATCATCGCGAAGCACAATTTCTTGGTGGTAAAAGAAGCCGATTCAAGGAATTAATAAGTTTGCTTTCTATAGTATCTGAGTTTATTCATGGCTTTAGAAAACTACATTATGTAAAGCCGTGTATTACATTTTTTGGCTCTGCCAGATTTAAAGAGCATAACTTATATTACCAACAGGCAAGAGCACTTGCACAACTAATTGCTAAAAAAGGATTTACGGTTATGACAGGTGGCGGACCTGGTATAATGGAAGCTGCAAATCGTGGTGCAAAAGATGTTTCTGGCAAGTCCATTGGCTGTAATATAAAATTACCCGAAGAACAGAAACCCAATCCTTATCTAGATTTTAATATTACAATGAACCATTTTTATGTTAGAAAAGTATTGCTACTCAAATACTCGTATGCATTTGCTGTGTTCCCTGGTGGGTTTGGCACTTTGGACGAGCTTTTTGAAACACTAACACTGCTTCAAACTAATAAAATACACAATTTCCCAGTAGTGCTATTTGGTAAGGATTATTGGTCTAAATTGCTAGAACAAACAAAAGTTATGGAAGCGCTTGGAACGATTTCGGAAAAGGATTTAGATTTATTCCTAGTTACCGATTCTGTTACAGAAGGCATGAACTATATCAATACAAAATTAGATATAAAATTAGACGCACCTAGTAAAATTAAGACATCTAAAAACAGATGGTGGTTTGGCGAAAAACAAAGTTTATAA
- a CDS encoding PEP/pyruvate-binding domain-containing protein, producing MKARIKKFNEIGITDVGSVGGKNASLGEMYNQLTSKGVNVPNGFATTSYAFWEFLKANKIEEPLKELLTKLDRKNYSNLKTIGQQARELILIGSFSSAFSKAIKKSYINLCGKDLKEVAVRSSATAEDLPDASFAGQHNTYLNIKGEDQLLEAVKKCFASLYTNRAIKYREDKGYKHHDIALSVGIQLMVRSDKSCSGVGFTIEPESGFENVIVLSGVWGLGENIVQGTVNPDEFYVFKPALALNKYPIIQKKRVIKN from the coding sequence ATGAAAGCTCGTATTAAAAAATTCAATGAAATTGGCATTACAGATGTTGGCAGTGTAGGAGGAAAAAATGCATCTTTAGGAGAAATGTATAATCAATTAACTTCAAAAGGCGTTAATGTTCCTAATGGATTTGCAACCACATCGTATGCGTTTTGGGAATTTTTAAAAGCCAATAAAATTGAAGAACCGCTCAAAGAATTATTGACTAAACTCGATAGAAAAAATTATTCCAATTTAAAAACTATTGGACAGCAAGCACGTGAGCTTATTTTAATTGGAAGTTTTTCGTCTGCGTTTTCCAAAGCAATAAAAAAGTCATATATAAATTTATGTGGCAAAGATTTAAAAGAAGTCGCCGTTCGGAGTAGTGCCACAGCAGAAGACCTTCCAGATGCTAGTTTTGCTGGTCAACACAATACTTATTTAAACATTAAAGGAGAAGATCAATTATTAGAAGCTGTAAAAAAATGTTTTGCATCTTTATATACCAATCGTGCTATAAAATATCGTGAAGATAAAGGATATAAACATCATGATATTGCCTTATCAGTAGGAATTCAACTTATGGTACGTTCAGACAAAAGCTGTTCTGGAGTAGGATTTACCATTGAACCAGAATCAGGATTTGAAAATGTTATAGTATTGTCTGGTGTATGGGGGCTGGGAGAAAACATTGTACAAGGCACTGTAAATCCCGATGAGTTTTATGTATTTAAACCCGCTTTAGCCCTAAACAAATACCCCATTATTCAGAAAAAAAGGGTGATAAAAAACTAA
- the ppsA gene encoding phosphoenolpyruvate synthase — translation MVYANKWNDKTIVNTKTPKNKQQQFILTDDEIITLANWAKLIEDHYQKPMDIEWAKDGITNTLFITQARPETVHQMRDKNIHIEYKLLEKGTILSQGNAVGSKIKVGKACFLKSPKNAGSLAPNTIIVTDTITPDWDPLLKQVTGIVTNKGGRTSHAAIVARELGVPAIVGCRNATTTITNGETITISCSQGKTGYIYQGELAFKEEKIDFSNIKMPATEVKMILADPENAFSLSFYPNNGVGLLRMEFIITHNVKVHPMALVNFDQVKNTSVKKEIEKITKNYANKHDYFVETLSQGIATIAATFYPKEVIVRLSDFKTNEYANLIGGKYFEPKEENPMLGFRGASRYYNNLYKAGFALECEAIKKVREHMGLTNLKVMIPFCRTLEEGKKVVATMAENGLKQNENGLEIYTMVEIPSNVILAEKFAEIFDGFSIGSNDLTQLTLGIDRDSELMGKLFDENNEAAKKMIKMAIQSARKTQTKIGLCGQAPSDFPEFAAFLVNEGIDSISFNPDALLQGIENINKAENSLKIENEANDFIFYK, via the coding sequence ATGGTTTATGCCAATAAATGGAATGATAAAACCATTGTAAATACAAAAACACCTAAAAATAAACAGCAACAATTTATTTTAACAGATGACGAGATTATCACTTTAGCAAATTGGGCAAAATTGATAGAAGACCATTATCAAAAGCCAATGGATATAGAATGGGCAAAAGATGGTATAACCAACACATTGTTTATTACACAAGCACGACCAGAAACGGTACACCAAATGCGTGATAAAAATATTCATATCGAATACAAGCTTTTAGAAAAAGGAACTATTTTATCTCAAGGCAATGCGGTTGGTTCTAAAATAAAAGTTGGAAAAGCCTGCTTTTTAAAATCCCCAAAAAATGCTGGTTCATTAGCACCAAATACTATTATTGTTACCGATACCATAACACCAGATTGGGATCCATTATTAAAGCAAGTTACAGGTATTGTCACCAATAAAGGTGGCAGAACAAGTCACGCTGCTATTGTAGCACGAGAGCTTGGTGTGCCAGCAATTGTAGGTTGCAGAAATGCCACAACAACAATTACAAATGGCGAAACCATTACCATATCTTGCTCGCAGGGAAAAACAGGATATATTTATCAAGGCGAATTAGCTTTTAAGGAAGAAAAAATAGACTTTTCAAATATTAAAATGCCTGCAACTGAAGTAAAAATGATTCTTGCCGATCCTGAAAATGCTTTTTCCCTATCCTTTTACCCTAATAATGGTGTAGGTCTTTTACGAATGGAATTTATCATTACGCATAATGTGAAAGTACATCCTATGGCATTAGTAAACTTCGACCAGGTAAAAAACACTTCAGTAAAAAAAGAGATTGAAAAGATTACGAAAAACTATGCAAATAAACACGACTATTTTGTAGAAACACTTTCGCAAGGTATTGCCACTATTGCGGCTACATTTTATCCTAAAGAAGTGATTGTAAGGTTAAGTGATTTTAAGACCAATGAATATGCTAATTTAATAGGCGGAAAATATTTTGAACCTAAAGAAGAAAATCCAATGTTGGGTTTTAGAGGTGCATCACGCTATTATAACAATTTGTATAAAGCAGGTTTTGCTTTAGAATGTGAAGCTATTAAAAAAGTACGAGAACACATGGGCCTTACAAACCTAAAAGTGATGATTCCTTTTTGCAGAACCTTAGAAGAAGGCAAAAAAGTGGTGGCTACAATGGCAGAAAATGGATTGAAACAAAATGAAAACGGCTTGGAAATATATACCATGGTTGAAATTCCGAGCAATGTCATTTTAGCTGAAAAATTTGCCGAGATATTTGACGGTTTTTCAATTGGTTCAAATGACCTTACCCAACTTACATTAGGCATCGATAGAGATTCAGAATTAATGGGAAAACTATTTGATGAAAACAATGAAGCCGCAAAAAAAATGATTAAAATGGCCATACAATCTGCCAGAAAAACACAAACTAAAATAGGCTTATGTGGACAAGCACCAAGCGATTTTCCAGAATTTGCCGCCTTTTTAGTTAATGAAGGCATTGATAGCATTTCATTTAATCCAGATGCTTTATTACAAGGTATTGAGAATATTAATAAAGCAGAAAATAGTTTAAAAATTGAGAACGAAGCTAATGACTTTATTTTTTATAAGTAA
- the ligD gene encoding non-homologous end-joining DNA ligase produces MKATINKIILTNRDKVLFPKCGITKQQVFHYYENIANAMLPYLKNRPLTMQRFSKGIKEAGFFQKNAPDYFPDWIPTMKVKKKDGWVNHIICNSKDTLLYLVNQYVLTFHVALSRTDKIDYPDKLIFDIDPPKGNFQLAVKAAKVLRVFLEETLKLKAYVMTSGSEGLHIAVPIRAGNHFDVVHDFTKQIANYICNNNPTEFTTAIRKDKREGRLYMDFLRNSYAQTSVVPYSIRALENAPVAMPLYWDELNNTSLNAQYYTIDTIFKHLKTEGNPWEDFEQNAKTINAAINTMETLTN; encoded by the coding sequence ATGAAAGCAACAATTAATAAAATAATATTAACGAATAGGGATAAAGTACTATTCCCAAAGTGTGGTATAACCAAACAACAAGTGTTTCACTATTACGAAAACATTGCAAATGCTATGCTTCCATATTTAAAAAATCGCCCATTAACCATGCAACGTTTTTCTAAAGGCATAAAGGAAGCAGGTTTTTTTCAAAAAAACGCACCAGATTATTTTCCAGATTGGATACCAACTATGAAAGTTAAAAAAAAGGATGGTTGGGTTAATCATATTATATGTAATTCTAAAGACACCTTATTATATCTTGTAAATCAATATGTTTTAACGTTTCACGTTGCTTTAAGTAGAACTGACAAAATTGATTATCCTGATAAATTGATTTTTGATATAGATCCTCCAAAAGGAAATTTTCAATTAGCTGTAAAAGCGGCAAAGGTACTTCGTGTTTTTTTAGAAGAAACGCTAAAACTAAAAGCCTATGTTATGACTTCAGGTTCTGAGGGCTTACATATTGCCGTACCTATAAGAGCAGGTAATCATTTTGATGTGGTACACGATTTCACAAAACAGATTGCAAATTATATTTGTAACAATAACCCAACAGAATTTACAACAGCCATTAGAAAAGATAAACGTGAAGGCAGGCTTTATATGGATTTTCTGCGGAATTCTTATGCGCAAACTAGTGTGGTTCCCTATTCTATTAGAGCCTTAGAAAATGCACCTGTGGCAATGCCTTTGTATTGGGATGAATTAAATAACACCTCCCTAAACGCTCAATATTATACCATTGATACTATTTTTAAACACCTAAAAACAGAAGGCAATCCATGGGAAGATTTTGAGCAAAATGCTAAAACAATTAATGCCGCAATAAATACAATGGAAACACTTACTAATTAA
- a CDS encoding BON domain-containing protein, with product MKTDARIREDVLDQLAWESNVDDRQIGVAVENGVVTLSGVVDSYSTKMAAEKATKKVSGVKAVVEDIEVKYGDSFKKSDKEIAKAAVNALKWNMSVPDDKIMVKVDDGWIYLTGEVKWDFQRNAAKKAVEDLLGVRYVSNNITLKQNIEATDIKNKIKKAFERAADVDAKHISVEVDGHTVTLRGTVRSLAEKEEARKTAYASPGVYNVNNKIKVEFSPTYA from the coding sequence ATGAAAACAGATGCAAGAATTAGAGAAGATGTTTTAGACCAATTAGCTTGGGAATCTAATGTTGATGACAGGCAAATTGGTGTAGCCGTAGAAAATGGTGTTGTTACACTCTCTGGAGTAGTAGATAGTTACTCTACAAAAATGGCTGCAGAAAAAGCCACTAAAAAAGTAAGTGGTGTAAAAGCTGTGGTTGAAGACATTGAAGTAAAATATGGTGATTCTTTCAAAAAATCGGATAAAGAAATAGCTAAAGCTGCTGTAAATGCTTTAAAGTGGAATATGTCAGTTCCAGATGACAAAATAATGGTTAAAGTAGATGATGGTTGGATTTATCTGACTGGAGAGGTTAAATGGGACTTCCAAAGAAATGCAGCCAAAAAAGCAGTTGAAGATTTACTTGGTGTAAGATATGTGTCTAACAATATTACTTTAAAACAAAATATAGAAGCAACAGACATAAAAAACAAAATTAAAAAAGCGTTTGAACGCGCGGCAGATGTTGATGCTAAACATATTTCGGTTGAAGTAGATGGACATACAGTAACGTTAAGAGGAACAGTACGCTCCTTAGCTGAAAAAGAAGAAGCACGCAAAACAGCTTATGCTTCGCCTGGAGTTTACAACGTAAATAACAAAATAAAAGTAGAGTTTTCTCCTACTTATGCATAA
- a CDS encoding exodeoxyribonuclease III, with the protein MIIISWNVNGIRAIIKKGFFENINKMKPDILCIQETKAQDNEVLKALSPMSNYNVYINSATKKGYSGTAILSKIKPIAITNDMGIEEHDNEGRLICAEYLNFFLVNVYVPNSGQQLERLSYRKQWDIDFLTYIKTLEKLKPVIIAGDFNVAHQPMDLKNDKANYNKTAGYTQTEIDGISHMINNGFVDSFRHLHPNQVAYTYWSYRFNARALNTGWRIDYFLMSKSLLKNIKSVEILSQYYGSDHCPIHLSVELQN; encoded by the coding sequence ATGATTATTATTTCTTGGAATGTAAATGGAATAAGAGCCATTATAAAAAAAGGTTTTTTTGAGAATATCAATAAAATGAAACCAGACATACTTTGTATACAAGAGACTAAAGCACAAGATAACGAGGTATTGAAAGCTTTATCACCAATGTCTAATTACAACGTATACATTAATTCGGCAACTAAAAAAGGATATTCTGGCACTGCTATACTTTCTAAAATAAAACCTATAGCAATAACTAATGATATGGGTATTGAAGAACACGACAATGAAGGCAGACTAATCTGTGCCGAATACCTGAATTTCTTTTTGGTTAACGTTTATGTTCCCAATTCTGGGCAACAACTTGAGAGGCTTAGTTACAGAAAGCAATGGGATATCGATTTTCTTACTTATATAAAAACATTAGAAAAATTAAAACCTGTAATTATTGCTGGCGATTTTAATGTGGCTCATCAACCCATGGATTTAAAAAACGATAAAGCCAACTATAACAAAACAGCTGGTTATACCCAAACGGAAATTGATGGAATAAGTCATATGATAAACAACGGTTTTGTAGATTCATTTAGACATTTACATCCTAATCAAGTAGCTTATACCTATTGGAGTTATCGTTTTAATGCCAGAGCACTAAATACAGGATGGCGTATTGACTATTTTTTAATGAGTAAATCATTGCTTAAAAATATTAAGTCAGTTGAAATATTATCTCAATATTATGGATCAGACCACTGCCCTATTCATTTGAGTGTGGAATTACAAAATTGA
- a CDS encoding carboxymuconolactone decarboxylase family protein translates to MLKDYSNKYNNLTKLMDELGTRIPETMKGFNDLHEASITKGILPSKTKELIALGIAITVRCDGCISFHIHDALKAGATSEEIMETISVAILMGGGPALIYGCEAMEALEQFVVLEQ, encoded by the coding sequence ATGTTAAAAGATTATTCCAATAAATATAACAATCTTACCAAATTAATGGATGAATTGGGAACTAGAATTCCTGAGACGATGAAAGGGTTTAACGACCTACATGAAGCAAGTATTACAAAGGGCATTTTACCTTCTAAAACAAAAGAACTTATTGCACTTGGAATAGCTATTACAGTACGTTGTGATGGCTGTATCTCGTTTCATATACATGATGCTCTTAAAGCAGGAGCTACTTCTGAAGAAATCATGGAAACTATAAGTGTAGCTATACTTATGGGTGGTGGTCCTGCTCTAATATATGGTTGCGAAGCAATGGAAGCATTAGAACAATTTGTTGTTTTAGAACAGTAA
- a CDS encoding DUF2267 domain-containing protein, protein MSLNFNQYAVEGNTFIKQYAKELCIPEDPERAGRILSSILHGLRSIISVEESLQFIAQLPMFLKAVYVNGWSIKTNKKRVKDMEEFIDLIRSIDGKTFLYDFESDEITEDYIYSTFLILRKYVSSGEMDDIRGGLPKRLKGLIFDHIFV, encoded by the coding sequence ATGTCACTAAATTTTAATCAATACGCAGTAGAAGGAAACACCTTTATTAAGCAATATGCTAAAGAGTTATGTATTCCCGAAGATCCAGAAAGAGCAGGTCGAATACTTAGCTCTATTTTACATGGCTTACGCTCGATTATTTCAGTTGAAGAATCATTACAGTTTATTGCACAGCTTCCTATGTTTTTGAAAGCTGTTTATGTAAATGGATGGTCAATTAAAACAAATAAGAAAAGAGTAAAAGATATGGAAGAATTTATAGATCTCATTAGGTCGATAGATGGCAAAACATTCTTGTATGATTTTGAGTCGGACGAAATTACCGAGGATTATATATACTCTACATTCTTGATTTTAAGAAAGTATGTTTCCAGCGGAGAGATGGATGATATAAGAGGAGGATTACCTAAACGATTAAAAGGCCTTATTTTCGATCACATATTCGTTTAG